In Desulfuribacillus stibiiarsenatis, the genomic window TTTACAATTTCGTCTCCACAAACCAAACAAGGTGTTCCGTGTTTCTGATACACATACAATTGCTGTTGGAACAACCCCATCTTACCTTGACCATTCACGTACGACTTTACAGAAGATCCACCCGCCTCAATGGCTTCCCTTAAGACGATTTTCATATTCTCATAAATCGCATGGATTTTTGGTTTCGTTAAGTTGTTGGCGAGCATCTCTGGTCGAATCCGTGAGCGGAATAGTATTTCGTCCGCATATATATTTCCAATACCAGCTACAACCTCTTGATCTAATAATACAGCTTTTATGGACTTATTCTTCTTCTTTATCTTCTCATAAAACAACTTTTCTGTCAGGCTTAAATCAAAAGGTTCTTTCCCTAAATTTCGAAAAAACTTAAGTTGGTCCACATCCTGATTCTTCACTAAATCCATTGTACCAAACTGTCGAGTATCCCGATATCGTAGCTCCTCACCATCGTCAAAATGAAAAATCACATGGGTATGAGTTGCCGCAGCATCCATACTGTTGAATACACCATAATTCCCTTCCATCCGCAAGTGGGATATCAGTGTGTAGTGCGAGCTTAATCGGAACAATAAATACTTTCCCCGACGGTCAATTGCAAGGATTTGTTTCCCTTTTAGCAATGCCCTAAATTGATCTGGTTCTGGGGAGCGCACAATTCTTGCGAGATTTATAGTAACATCTTCAATCGTTTTGTGAAGCACGAGTTGTTCAAGGGTACGTTTGATTGTTTCAACCTCAGGAAGTTCAGGCACTCATATCACCCAATTCTATTTAGTATCAAACCAGTTACCTCCAACTGCTAAATCAACCTTAAGTGGAACGGACAATGAGATACAATTCTCCATAACTTCTGGTACTAGTTGCGTCATAATGACAATTTCATCTTCAGGTACTTCAAAAATCAATTCATCGTGCACTTGTAATAACATCCGAGTCTTAAGATTTCGTTGTTGTAATTCTTCATCAATTCTTACCATAGCGAGCTTTATTATATCAGCAGCTGTACCTTGAATCGGCGTATTCATAGCTGTTCGCTCTGCGAAACTGCGGATATTAAAGTTAGGGCTATGGATATCTGGTAAATATCTTCTACGATGAAGAATTGTTTGAACAAAGCCTTGTTTCTTGGCAAGTTTAATAATACTCGACATATATTCCTTCACGCCGCTAAAGTGCGCTAAATATAGGTCGATAAATTCTTTTGCTTCTTTACGAGATATATTTAAGTTTTGCGATAAACCATAATCACTAATACCATAAACAATTCCAAAATTCACAGCTTTAGCTTGTCTACGCATATGCGAATCGACAGCTTCTAAAGGAACTCCAAACACATCGCTAGCCGTCTTTGTATGAATATCAATTCCCTGATGGAATGCTTCAATCATTCGCGCGTCTTTCGATATATGTGCCAAAATTCTTAATTCAATTTGCGAGTAATCCGCAGCTAATAGCTTCCACCCTTTTTCTGATGGAACAAACGCCTTCCGAATTTTACGTCCTTCTTCTAATCGAATCGGAATATTTTGTAGATTTGGCTCAGTACTACTAAGCCTTCCTGTTGCCGTCAACGCCTGATTATAGAAAGTATGGATTCTTTGAGTTTCTGGATTGACCACTTTCAGCAGACCCTCTATATATGTTGAGTTTAATTTCACAAGTTGACGATGCAACAAAATTCGATCGACAATTTCATGTTGATCTGCTAATTTCTCTAACACATCTGCATTCGTCGAATAACCTGTTTTCGTCTTCTTTATTGGTGGTAAACCAAGCTTATCAAACAATATATGTCCCATTTGCTTAGGCGAATTGATATTAAACTCTTCCCCTGCCAAGGTATAAATTTCAGTCGTAACATTCTCTATCTGCTCTGATAACTCTTGTCCAATGGTCGCTAATATCTCACTATCGACAGCTACTCCTTGTTTCTCCATAACCGATAATATCATCGCTAACGGAAGCTCCAAATCTGTAAAAAGCTTTTCCATTTGACTATCTTGTAGTTTTTCTAGCAGTAGGTTGCTTAGTTTACCAATCACTTCTGTCTTTTGCATAAGGTAGTTGGCGATGTGGTCTCTGGTTATCTCTTTATTCTTCTTATTAAATATCGTCTCTTCCTTAATCAATTGAATGCCATATTGATTCGCTATATCTGATATGTCCTTGTCACTATCCGTAGGATCTAATAAATAATTCATCAGCATTACATCTGCTTCTATTTGAGAGAATCGAACCCCTAAACGATTCCCGATAAAAAATGTGCGTTTTGCATCATAAACAAGTAACCTAGCATTTTCAATGATATCTTTTAACTGGTTATGATATAAGAGTTCTTGCATAATTAGAAATCTATGTTCCCCCTGGACAATAGAAAGAGAGATTACTTCATCCTTGTGATAGTTGCTACCACTTGTCTCAAAGTATAGGGCCATAGGCTCCTTCAGGTCGAGTATTTGAATTTCAGCTAGATGCGATTCTTCTGTAATGTTACGAAACGATATGTCATCCATTTGAATGTCATTGAATCCATCATCTTTTGATAGACCTAATCGATCCACTAATTGCTTAAATTCTAAGTCCATAAATATCGGTAATATCTTCTCTTTGTCATAGCTAGTATATCTAGCAATCTCCCAGTCTATTGTCAAAGGTGCTTCACAATCGATGGTAGCAAGCCTTTTGCTTAACAGTGCTTGCTCTTGATGCTCCATTAAACGCTCCTTTAACTTGCCTTTTATTTGCTCGATGTTCGCTATTACATTTTCTAGTGTCTCATATTCCTGGATGAGCTTGAGTGCTGTTTTCTCACCAACCCCAGGAACACCTGGTATATTATCGGATGTATCTCCCATCAGACCTTTTACATCAATCATTTGTTGCGGCGATAAGTCGAATTTCTCTTTCAAAACTTCCACATTGATAATTTCAGTTTCGCTAATACCTTTTTTCGTTAAATATACTTTAGTATGTTCACCAACCAATTGAAATGTATCCTTATCTCCAGATACGATGATTGTCTCTATTCCTTGGTTACTTGCTTGTTTAGAGAACGTACCGATTATATCATCAGCTTCATAATTTTCCATTTGATATATAGCAATGCCAAAACCCTCAAGAATCGATTGAATCATTGGGAATTGACCAGAGAGCTCTTGTGGCGTTTTTTGTCTTGTCCCTTTATATTCTTGGTAAAACGCATGGCGAAACGTTACCTTTCCCGCGTCAAAAATGCAGGCTATATAGTCCGGCTTTTCTTCCTCTAGAATTCTCAATAACATAGTGGTAAACCCTAACGCTGCGTTTGTATATACACCCTTACTACTCGTTAGTAGTGGTAAAGCATAAAATGCGCGATTCGCAATACTATTTCCATCAATTAAAAGCAATCTAGCCACACGAATACCCCCATATTAACACATAACTTTAATCTTAAGGTATCATATCATAACTCAAGACTTTTCAGCAAAGCAATCATGCTAGCGCACAAATCTAAGTCTGTACATCAATGTAAAAATCCCCTCACACTAAACAGTTACTATCGAAACTGTCTACTATAAGGGGACATATTAAATTCAACCTAACAACATATTAAAAATTCATACAAATAACTTTTGATTAATTTAAATCCGAACGCTTTGCATCTACCATGTATACTACGTATTCTGCTATATTTGTCACATAGTCACCAAGACGCTCAAAGTGTCTTCCTAAGAATGCAAGCTGGGTTAAAGTCTCGACCTCGTCAGGATTCTGACGGATATGGGCAAATAAATTATTTAAGAATTCTTTATACAAACGGTCGACCGTGTCATCCTTTAAAGCAATTGCTTTCGCAGCGTCCACATCCTCATTGATATATGCTTGAATAATATCATGAATCATTGTTTTCACAATCGCAGCAATTTCTTGGATTTGTTGGATTACTTCTAATTCAGGTTCTAACTTCATACGGATGGATGTTTTTGCAATATTACATGCTAGGTCGCCCATACGTTCAAGGTTCGCATTCATCTTCAAAGCAGTAACTATCCTTCTTAAATCCTTCGCTACAGGCTGTTGATGAGCGATCAATTGGATGACTAATTCATCAATAGTATCTTCAGTGTCATTTATTGCCCCATCTTGATCAATTACCTCTTTCGCAAGGTCATTGTTATGATCAACAAACGCTTGTAACGCTTTATCCAATGCTTCTTCCACTGCAGTACCCATATTTAACAATCGTTCATTTAGTGCTGTAAGACCAGCATCAAACGATTTTCTTTGAAGTCCCATGAAAACCACCCTTTAATATTAGTTATAAACTATATTTATGTTATGCCATTTACTGAATGTTATGTCAAGAAATATCTCAGGCAACTAGAGTTTTCTTTATCCAAAGCGCCCACTAATGTAATCTTCGGTACGTTTATCCGAAGGATTTGAGAAAATTGTAGTGGTGCTATCATATTCAATAACTTCCCCGTTTAAGAAGAACGCTGTCTTATCAGAAATGCGTGCTGCTTGCTGCATATTATGAGTTACGATTATAATTGTATATTTTTCTTTCAATTCTTGGGCAAGTTCTTCAATTTTAAGAGTTGAAATAGGGTCTAATGCAGATGTAGGTTCATCCATGAGAATCACATCTGGTTGGATTGCTAGACAACGGGCGATACATAAACGCTGTTGTTGTCCACCGGATAATCCATAGGCATTTTCATTCAAACGGTCCTTTACTTCATCCCAGAGCGCCGCACCACGCAAACTATTCTCTGCGACTTCCATTAACAACTTTTTGTCATTGATTCCGTGAATCCTTGGACCATATACAACATTTTCAAAAATAGACTTAGGAAACGGATTCGGTTTTTGGAATACCATTCCTACATCCGTACGAAGCTCTACTAAATCGTACTTCTTGTCTAAAATGTTTTTGCCACGGTAGTAGACTTCCCCTTCAGTATGAACAGATTCTACTAGCTCTACCATGCGGTTTAAAGTTTTAATAAATGTTGATTTTCCACAACCAGAAGGGCCAATGATGGCCGTAATCTCGTTCTCATTAATTGATAAATCTATATTTTTTAATGCTTGATCCTTGCCATAGTATAAATTCAATTTATTCACTTGAAATACTTCTGCCTTTTGTATATCTAACTTGTTTGTTGCAAATTCCATGATATGTCCTCCCATTATCTCTTAGTCGACAGCTTATTCCTTAGATAGATTGCCAATGAATTTAGTGAAACTAACATCACCAATAATACAATGATACCTGCGGCAGCAACATGTTGGAAATCAGCTTGTGGCCTTGAAATCCAGTTAAAAATTTGAATTGGCATTACCGTAAAGCTATCCATTGCACTTGTTGGCGTAAACGCTACGAACGTTAGTGCTCCAATCATAATGAGTGGTGCAGTCTCGCCAATCGCACGGGACGTAGCAAGAATGATACCTGTTAATATCCCAGGAAAAGCTGCTGGGAAAAGAATTCTACGTATAGTCTGCCATTTCGTACCACCTACGGCATATGATGCATGGCGTAAATCAGCAGGCACTGCGCGAATCGCTTCCTGTGATGCTACAATAACAATAGGCAATACTAGTAAAGCCATTGTGAATGAACCAGCTAAGATACTTCTACCAAGGTCCATTGCCCGTACGAATAATGTTAAACCTAATATTCCAAAAACAATCGATGGAACGCCAGCTAAGTTCGTAATATTAATTTGTATAAAACGCGTAATGACATTCTTTTTCGCATATTCTTCTAGGTAGAATGCAGTACTCACTCCAATAATAAACGCTATCGGAATCGTAAAGCCAATCATCCATAAAGTTCCCCATAAAGCAGCTTTAATGCCTGATTTTTCAGGGAATCTTGAAGCAAAATTGTTAAAGAAATCCCAAGTGAGCCATCCGCTTCCCTCAGACCAGATTTCAGATACTAATAATATTAAAGCAATCACACCGACTGATGTAGATAATAGAAAGAGTCCCTGCCACATGCGATCATAGTAAG contains:
- the pstA gene encoding phosphate ABC transporter permease PstA; this translates as MKINKDKMKSLIVRRTYYDRMWQGLFLLSTSVGVIALILLVSEIWSEGSGWLTWDFFNNFASRFPEKSGIKAALWGTLWMIGFTIPIAFIIGVSTAFYLEEYAKKNVITRFIQINITNLAGVPSIVFGILGLTLFVRAMDLGRSILAGSFTMALLVLPIVIVASQEAIRAVPADLRHASYAVGGTKWQTIRRILFPAAFPGILTGIILATSRAIGETAPLIMIGALTFVAFTPTSAMDSFTVMPIQIFNWISRPQADFQHVAAAGIIVLLVMLVSLNSLAIYLRNKLSTKR
- the phoU gene encoding phosphate signaling complex protein PhoU gives rise to the protein MGLQRKSFDAGLTALNERLLNMGTAVEEALDKALQAFVDHNNDLAKEVIDQDGAINDTEDTIDELVIQLIAHQQPVAKDLRRIVTALKMNANLERMGDLACNIAKTSIRMKLEPELEVIQQIQEIAAIVKTMIHDIIQAYINEDVDAAKAIALKDDTVDRLYKEFLNNLFAHIRQNPDEVETLTQLAFLGRHFERLGDYVTNIAEYVVYMVDAKRSDLN
- the mutM gene encoding DNA-formamidopyrimidine glycosylase, which encodes MPELPEVETIKRTLEQLVLHKTIEDVTINLARIVRSPEPDQFRALLKGKQILAIDRRGKYLLFRLSSHYTLISHLRMEGNYGVFNSMDAAATHTHVIFHFDDGEELRYRDTRQFGTMDLVKNQDVDQLKFFRNLGKEPFDLSLTEKLFYEKIKKKNKSIKAVLLDQEVVAGIGNIYADEILFRSRIRPEMLANNLTKPKIHAIYENMKIVLREAIEAGGSSVKSYVNGQGKMGLFQQQLYVYQKHGTPCLVCGDEIVKTRVAGRGTHYCPKCQKLR
- the polA gene encoding DNA polymerase I, producing the protein MARLLLIDGNSIANRAFYALPLLTSSKGVYTNAALGFTTMLLRILEEEKPDYIACIFDAGKVTFRHAFYQEYKGTRQKTPQELSGQFPMIQSILEGFGIAIYQMENYEADDIIGTFSKQASNQGIETIIVSGDKDTFQLVGEHTKVYLTKKGISETEIINVEVLKEKFDLSPQQMIDVKGLMGDTSDNIPGVPGVGEKTALKLIQEYETLENVIANIEQIKGKLKERLMEHQEQALLSKRLATIDCEAPLTIDWEIARYTSYDKEKILPIFMDLEFKQLVDRLGLSKDDGFNDIQMDDISFRNITEESHLAEIQILDLKEPMALYFETSGSNYHKDEVISLSIVQGEHRFLIMQELLYHNQLKDIIENARLLVYDAKRTFFIGNRLGVRFSQIEADVMLMNYLLDPTDSDKDISDIANQYGIQLIKEETIFNKKNKEITRDHIANYLMQKTEVIGKLSNLLLEKLQDSQMEKLFTDLELPLAMILSVMEKQGVAVDSEILATIGQELSEQIENVTTEIYTLAGEEFNINSPKQMGHILFDKLGLPPIKKTKTGYSTNADVLEKLADQHEIVDRILLHRQLVKLNSTYIEGLLKVVNPETQRIHTFYNQALTATGRLSSTEPNLQNIPIRLEEGRKIRKAFVPSEKGWKLLAADYSQIELRILAHISKDARMIEAFHQGIDIHTKTASDVFGVPLEAVDSHMRRQAKAVNFGIVYGISDYGLSQNLNISRKEAKEFIDLYLAHFSGVKEYMSSIIKLAKKQGFVQTILHRRRYLPDIHSPNFNIRSFAERTAMNTPIQGTAADIIKLAMVRIDEELQQRNLKTRMLLQVHDELIFEVPEDEIVIMTQLVPEVMENCISLSVPLKVDLAVGGNWFDTK
- the pstB gene encoding phosphate ABC transporter ATP-binding protein PstB, producing MEFATNKLDIQKAEVFQVNKLNLYYGKDQALKNIDLSINENEITAIIGPSGCGKSTFIKTLNRMVELVESVHTEGEVYYRGKNILDKKYDLVELRTDVGMVFQKPNPFPKSIFENVVYGPRIHGINDKKLLMEVAENSLRGAALWDEVKDRLNENAYGLSGGQQQRLCIARCLAIQPDVILMDEPTSALDPISTLKIEELAQELKEKYTIIIVTHNMQQAARISDKTAFFLNGEVIEYDSTTTIFSNPSDKRTEDYISGRFG